The genomic segment TCCATCATCACTCAACATGACCGTCGGGAGGCCATCCGCAGAACCTGGGGCCAAGAAAAGGAGGTGGACGGCAAGAAGATCCGGACCCTTTTCCTGCTGGGGATCGCCTCGAAGGAAGAGGAGCGAGCCAATTACCAAAAGCTTCTGGAGTACGAGAACCACATCTATGGGGACATCTTACAGTGGGACTTCCTGGACAGCTTTTTCAACCTCACCCTCAAGGAAGTGCATTTCCTTAAGTGGTTCCACATCTACTGTGACAACGTTCGGTACGTCTTCAAAGGGGACGACGACGTCTTCGTGAGCCCCGACAACATTATGGAGTTCCTGCAGGACCAGAAGGAAGCCGACCTGTTTGCGGGCGACGTCCTCTTCAAAGCCCGGCCCATTCGGAAGAAGGAGAATAAATATTATATCCCCAACGCCTTATACAACAAGAGCCATTACCCGCCCTACGCGGGCGGAGGCGGCTTTGTGATGGACGGTCCCCTGGCCAAGAAGCTCCACAAGGTCTCGGAGATGCTGGAGCTGTATCCCATTGACGACGTGTTCCTCGGGATGTGTTTGGAGGTCCTTCAGGTGACGCCTGTGGCGCACGCCGGCTTCAAGACCTTCGGCATTGtgaaaaacaagaacagcaagATGAACAAGGAGCCGTGTTTCTACCAGAACATGCTGGTAGTCCATAAACTCCTTCCTTTGGAACTGTTGGAAATGTGGGATTTGATCCATAGTAACTTAACTTGTTCCAGGAAGCTCCAGATCCTTTAGCTGCCACCTTTCGTGGTCTGAGCAGGAAAACTGGTGGGGAAAGAGGTCCGGGGTCACCTTCCCAGAACCCTCTTTCCCTACgatggggaagggagagaaggaggcgCCATGTGTTCGGAGCAGGATGATAGGGAGACGAAGTTTGGGAAGgtctccctttttttttatttgcttaccccctttggggtggggtggtttttttttttttgttgttgttgttgttggaagggCGCCAAAGGGACTTTGACAAAGACGGACAGAAATCCTCCAGGACCCTCTTCGGGGAGAGAAGAACCAGTGAAGATTCTGCCGCCGGCTTCCTTAAATGAAGGATCGTTCGCGACAGCGAGCCGATAGAAGTTGGGCCATTTtgcccgggcgggggggggggaaggttggaGAAGTTACTATTGCTCAACTAAAGCCTTCTGGGCTGgagtagggtggggtgggggagattctAGAATTAGTAGTTTAGATAACAGTAACTTCTCCCGGTTTTGAAACGGGCAGAATTCTGTTGCTCTTTCCTGACGTACATTTCGGCTGTGGGCTGGCCCCGAAGCAAAGAcaattttgtgtgtgcatttatttctttcccttatacagtatatgtgagtgtgtgtgtgtgcgcgcacatgaatgaatatgtgtgtatgtgaattTCCCAGGTAATTCCAATGTGTTTGGAATCAACCTTCAGTCCAaacactttttttcccccttccctgcgCTCCCTTCTCTCCAGGTCTTTTGAGAGATTTGAGGGAAGGGTCATTTGTCGTGGGAGGAGGAATCCACTGTGTTGCCAACCTGCGTTGCCTCCTTGCCCCTCCTCCCTCCAGCATGTGTGTAGCATGCAGGGAATTGTGTCTCTTGGTCCCCCAAATCATCTTATCTCTGTCCAGCCAGCTTCCTTCAGCTGAGTCTGTTGCTGGAGTGAACCCGTGCCATCTGCCAAATTCAGCGAAAATGTtagatttaaaaacacaaatgccAAAAATGGGGAAAGGGGTTGTTTTGTGTGTTTCCTTGCAGCCGCTTGGGTTTTGTCTGGCTtgggttaaaacaacaacagagttttGTACACAGAAAGGTTTTGTGCCGAGAAAAACAAAGGACCCTTTTGGCTTCCGTTTCTGTCCCACAGGGTGGCCGGATCATGGCAGAAACGGCCTTCTCCTCAAGGTGATGATGATGCCCTCGAGCTCTGTTGGGGAATAACTCCCatcaatggctgttgtgggtttttcgggctctttggccgtgttctgaaggtggttcttcctgacgtttcgccagtctctgtggccgtgggcatcttcagaggacagcaaccttcagaacacggccaaagagcctgaaaaacccacaacagccattaaatcccggccgtgaaagccttcgcaaacacacacacacaaacctttgCAAAGTTAATTTAGGACTACGGTACCCAGACTCTGCCATTCAGCCCCTCTGCtaggttcctgggagttgtagctctgAAATCTTCATACATACTTGTATGCATAAATAGATGCATAGTTCACACCTGTGTATGTTACGATCCGGGCTTTGACCATTTTTAGGGCGACACCCCTCAGCCTCCCAGTAGCCTGTGCAAGCTTGGTGAGTTCTaggcattgtcatgcaaaagccactttttctaagctctgtttctCCCTTGTACACACGCatacgcttccccccccccgccccagcccTGTCTGTATAGCAGGGACAATGACTGTGGCAGCCATACCAGAGTCTGCCCCAGGCCACGCtgttgctcgggggggggggtcttgctttcttggtgtgtgtgtgtgtgtgtgtgtgtctgtgcagtagcgtgtttttttttacaaattaaaaGAAAGCAGCCCCTCAACTTGAAAGGCAACAGAGCATTCCTCATGCGTCAGACTCCACCTACGGATGGGTGGAAAGGAAGGAGACATTGATgaggtgaggggggaaaaaaagccccATGAATGTTCCTTTGCTGGACACCACCTGAGCGAAAACAGCCAGACACAAGAAGGGCATTATGTGCCGAGTTACAAAGTCATGTTTGTGAAAAGTCTGGAGGTGCCGCTTGTCCAATAGCCGTGCTGCAAAGCCCTTCGGTCTCCCCGCCAGGACCGTTGAGGAGCGTGGTTCCAAGGGAGTGCGCCGAGCCTTCCTTTGGCTCTTCGGGGCCTTCGGCGCAGCATGCGCGGAGAAAAGCTTCAGTGAATGAGCAGAGACAGCGAGAGACAGCAAAGCTAGAGGGAAGCGATGAGCCAGGTTAAGAAGGCGCTGTCGGTGTGCCGCCTGTGCCAGCTCGGCGTCGAGCGTTTCAGAACAGCGAGCGGCATTCAGGATCCCTGTCGGTTGAGGGCAGCTTGCGAATTAAAAAGCACCGGTACTTTCTCTGGGTAGATCGGACACCCCTTGTGTCGCCGGAAACTCACTTCTGCGGAAAAAATAATGTGCAACATCTGCTGGCTATTGCTAGGGGACAGAGATTGCAAAACAGGTCACCTTTACTCCTGAGTGAGAGTTAAATCTTGGGGGGCAATGCACTAAGGAAGGCAGGAAAATACCCTGGGCTTTTCGCATCCACCCAAAACAGTGGCTTTGCGCGCATACATCACCTTCACCAGATGTGCATGCCATTGGGCAATGTGGCAATGAAGGCACATCGCCCCCTGGAGAGCTTTAATGGGCTGCCGCTTTTCAAACAGGGCTTTTCGGGAGTTCTCcgactcatggggggggggggttgtcttgctGGGCCAGCATGCCAGCCAAACAGGGATGAGTGCCTGCCTCTGAAAAATAAAGAGTTTGCTGCCTCCAGCGCTGGGCCCCTCCACTTTTTCATGCAAAACTGCTGGAGATTAATGTGGAAGGCGGGGATGTGCCTCCCAGACCAGCCCGGCTTGTCCTGCGAGTCAGTTGTGGTTTTGTGGCCTGGGTGCGTGCTGCGATGCTCTTCGCCCAACAGTTATCTCCTTGGCAGATCAAAGGGTTGCCTCCCCTGAAGATTAAAAAAAGCACTCCAGTGTGCTTTGCTAGGTGCCAAAGGAAGTGTGGCGCTCTCTGCAGAGGTGCTAACCACATCTATGGGGTTGCATCTTTTGCTGCGGGACTGCTTTTTCTGTCCTTATTGTCCGGACGTGGCCTTTCCTGAATGGTGGTTTTTAAGGTGTAGGGGAGTCATTTCCTGCCCTGTGGCCCTTCACGGTCTGCATAGACGGCCccaaataccaccaccaccaccaacaaaaaacaCCAAGCTCACAACTGGATGTGGCTGAAATTTGGGAGGTTCCGGGTATGGCATttcatcccccctttttttcttggggtTTAGAGCTTGTTGGGGTGAGTGTAATCGAGAGAGAAGCTGGAGGGAAGGATTGCTTATGATGTAGCTGCACCTTTATTGAGCAGGTGCATAAATGTACATTTTGCATAAAGCGACACCGTCGGCTCTTGTTCCAAAATGGAGGCAGAGCATCTCCCAGGCTGAGCTGTTCTGGGTATCCCTGCCATCTTTGTTTCCTGTAAAGCACCCCAGTGTTCAAATGTTCCTTGAACATAGCTTGTTGGTTTTCCGGATCAACCAGGGGAGTGCAAAGTATTTTAGCTAGGAGAGGGGGGGAATAGGCCAGGAAGTGTGAGGCATGGAGCTCATTGCTTTCCTTACGAACTGTCCTGGGGTCTGGCTGCATAATGCTACCCCCTTAACATGTTGGTTGCATGGACAACTATTCATGCTGCCCCATAACAGGACCGGCTCTGACAGTTCCTTGTGCTCTCGATGGACGGATTTTCCAGTTTACAGATGTTTGTTAGATTTTTATTACTGTGAACCTTTTATTTATGATTgctgttccttctttctgatAGAAAAAAAGAGTTCCTCCTTCCGCCACCCCGAGAGGTAAACCCTCCGCGCCCAGTTTCTCTTCCGACAGGAATTGAAATGGGCCCCAGTGTCTTGACAAGGGCAGAGCCCGGCAACTGTTGTGGGTGGCCGAATCCCCCCTGCAGTCTCTATTTATGAGAAGACCTGCATgctgcattcttttctttttaatttataacGTATCTGCAGTCTAGCTGAGCGTCTTATTTATGGTAGATTTTGTTGAACATTCAGCGTGCATGTGTACATGAGCGGAGGTCGCTGTGACATGTCATAATGGAGCTGTACATATCCCTACAGTAGGATCTATGAATATTTtgtaaaagaaattttaaaaataaaagttttgtgtTGAAAACAACAGTGCAGTTGCTGGGGGCTTGGGTCATAGAataccttgagctggctacttgggattgaacctgcGTTGTGAGCAGAGTTTAGGCTGCAGTGCTGCATTTTAACCATGGTGCCACAAGgctccatagaatcatagaaaagtcaagctggaaggggcctacaaggccatctagtccaaccccctgctcaacacaggaatacaatcaaagcacatctgccaggtgattatctaagtttttcttgaatacctacctccagtgttggagcattcacccaCTCCCGAgttaattggttctattgtcgtactgctcttaacagtttggaagtttttcctgatatccaaccaaaatctggcttcctttacctTGAGCCCATGTTTGCATATCCtgtattctgggatgatcgagaacagatcttaccCTAATTATTTTGCCGTAAATCTTAGAGCAGCGTTATGAGGACAGGAATCTATCTGCTCCTGGCTTTTCActgaattatagaataatggaattggaaaggCATCGGTAagtccattgagtccaacccctttgctcaaggcaggaacccaaatcaaagcagatttgacagacgGTTGCTCGattttctctcgaaggcctccagcgttggagtgctcaccacctcctgaagttatgggttccgttgtcgtactgctctaacagttaagaagttttttgtGATATTGAACTGTGAGGAGGAACCCCCTTCCCAACAGAAAAGTGTGTGAGCCGTCCCCTCCAACGCCCACCCCAGAGGGATACGAGTAGACCAGCCGTGGCCCAACTGAGAGAGTTGAGgagaaaaagagcgggaaagaTGAGTGAGAGGAGGgcgagaaaggggaggaggataTCTGGGGACAGGggctgaggagaaggaagaggaaagagagctAGACTGGGAGACGGGTGggtagaaaaggaggaggagaaaaaaggtgAAGGAGGAAGACATTCCTCTAGGATGGGGTTGGTTATaaatggaggacccctggacaggaGAAGTGTGTTGAAATTAAACACTCCCTGGAGGAAATAGAAAGGAGAGTGCAATATGGCAACGTGAGACCTGAGGGGAATAagataggaaaagagggagaagagccaAAAAGGCAAAGGAAGAAGGATTGGCCGTGTCAGTGGGGGAAAACAGAACCGGTGGAACGGACTGTGTATGTCTATCTCAAGAAGGAAGATCCGTGGGAGAAGGGGGCCAAATCGGGGGTGATGTCGCATCCAGAAACGCCCGCAGAGGGAGAGTGGGATGGACACCTCTGTTGCGGCGCCCTAGGTCCCGGTCTGAGGAAGCTCAGGAGAAAACCCAACAGATCGCAAAGGGTTTGGAGTGAACTCCCCGATGGTGAACTCTCTTGTGATGTCCCTTATGTTGAAGGCAGGGAAACGGAGGGACCCATTGCTCCAACTGGAAGTTCATGATTCTCCGGTGTTTGGAAAATAAAAGAAGCATTTGCGAAAAAAGGACTTCTTCACTTTTGGGgaaacaaaaagggggggaatggggTTTTTCCCAGAGTTTAACCCACTCAcatcaaccaaaatctgactgcTTCTAActcgagcccattgttgtgtgcacTCGGGGGAAGAACAGATCccgcccttcctctgtaggactacctttctagtatttgaaaagcgctctcctctctctcccctccatcttctttttctcaaggctaaacatgccaattctttcagtctttccagccCTCTGACCCTCCTTGtggcccttctctgaacttgctccacttTGCCAGCATCCTCCTTCaagtgtggcatccagaactCACCATGTCAATAAGTTGTGACACCCCTGAGCCATGCTGAACACCCCCAAATAATTCTTCAGGTTCAGACTAAATCAGAAGTCCTCCCCACCGCCTTGTTCTGTTCGAGATCCAGTTGCAGGTGAACCcttgggcttcccccccccccggcacccacAAAAGAGGCGCTCCACAGATGTGCCAAGTTCAACAGAGACCCGCCCTTGGATTTCCTGCACGAGATGGCAAAGGGGTGCCACAGGACTCCGAAACAGGTGGAGTTGCATTCCCAAACCTGGCAGAGTGATCTGCTGCTTTCTGTGAGTTTTTAATCTTATTGTCGTCATCCAAAAACAACTTGATGTTTACTCTTGTGGGTTTCGGCAGGCAGTATTTCCTCCTTTATTTAAAGCCTTtccagtaagagagagagagagaaatctgcccAGCTTCTGCTTAGCTGGTGCTAACCAGAGGTCTTTCCTGCCCCGTCTACGTGTTCCATGGATGCAGAAGAATGGACGGCTTCCTCACGTCCTGCTAGGTGAACAGAAATAACCACAGGTTATGGGAAAGGAGGGCAGGTGTGTTAAATGATTTCGGACAGGATGGAGCCCCCTTCCCATTCCAGAAATCCATTCACTCTTGCAAAGGTACACAAACCCTTCCCTTTTGCTAATACAAAATCAATCAATTCTCCCCACAGATCTTCAAACGTGTTCTCATTTGgcattccttttgtttctttggcattacattttaattgctcattaatagctatattccacacTTTTTTATACCATTCATTTCATTGGAGATCACCCTTCACTTTTTCAGTTTTTTGCTCTTAATAATTTAGCTGCTGCTACCAGATTTATGATCAGTTCTTTTGTTGGTCCCATTCCTCCGTTGTTCACTCTCCAGTATCGATAACATGGCTTATTTCAGGACACATTCCTAAATTTAActttaatatttcacttatttcttttttaaaaacttctaaaaTTTCAGTATATACTCACATGACCTCGACTAAATATCTCCAGGAACATCACCTGCATCTGGTGTAGACGATGATGAAATTTGAGTGTGAGTGATGGAAGCCCAGGAGACTTTTTGACGGTTAGATGTGGTAGGAATGCTGGAATACGGGCAGGAAAAGCAGTTGGGGCTTCCGGTTACCGACCCCGTTTAACCCATCAGACCCGTGGCTGATTGTACGGTGTACGTGAGGGATCCATAACTTGGATGACTCTAGGGTGTTAGTTTTTTGCCTCCTAGTCTTTCATAGGTTCTCTGGAGAGCCAAGAACGCAAAACGAGGATGCTGATTTTTGAAAAATCCAAACTGGAAATGCTAAAACGACCTGTTTCACTTGTGAATAATGAATATTTAAAACAGGGTGAGAAGGAGATTTCATTAGGCTAAAAGATTTTTTTAGGATGGaatggtgaggaggaggagaatgaacCTCTCCATAAGAAACACCAAGACTTAGCAAGAGAGGATTATTGAGAacactcttaatttttttttggggggggaagcagatgAGAGTATAAACGGCCACACTACGGGACATTTTCAAAAGGTGGTAAATATCCACTACTGACACGGGTTGGTATGGAACTGCAAGGGTGCTGAGCAGTGCTTGAATGATCTCTGAAAATTATTCCTCATTTCGTCATGTTGTTCTTCCGACTGCCCACCCACTCAGCGTTTTTCTGTTTCACGTCACGGCCAAGAAGGTTTCGTCTTTCTAACATCCGAACCGTGGGATGGGCGAAGCTGATGGGCACCCATGGGTTTGTTCTGGGTCTGCATGTATGCCTTCCagagcctgggggggggaaggatttgcCCCACTTCACGCATACTCCACCCCACGAGGGATAATCTTCAGTTGCTTTTCATCTCACATGGAAGCAGCCCTTCAATGATTGCTGGAGCCTACCCAGGTAAATATTTTATGTCAATGTTTTTCCTCCCTTGTtaatccttttgttgttgttgtttagtcgttaagtcgtgtccgactcttcgtgaccccacggaccgatggttcgatgacactctccaaccatctcatcctctgtcgtcccccttctcctcttgccctcacactttcccagcatcagggtcttttccagggagtcttctcttctcatgagatggccaaagtattggagcctcagcttcaggatctgtccttccagtgagcactctgggttgatttccttcaaaatggacaggtttgttctccttgcagtccaggggactctcaagattggctcctccagcaccacaattcaaaagcatcaattgttcggtggtcagccttctttatggtccagctctcacttctgactcttcatgaccccatggaccagagcacgccagatgcttcttgtcttccactgcctcccggagttgagtcaaattcatgttggtcgctttgctgaccctgtccaaccatcttgtccatCTGTTAATCGTTAGCCCCAGCGAAATGTCCCTTTCTTCCTGTCAACCTATTCCCCCCCCGCTTTTTGTTacgttaaaaaaaaactcttgtaTTTTGCCCCTACTGtgcaaaactccccccccccaaccctttaTGGCCTCGACGGCCCCATTTAAAATGTGTGACTCTTGACTAAACAAGATCCTGCTTACGGACGGGGCATTAGAAGTGGCCTCTCCGGTTTAGGATAAAGTGACCAAGCACAGTCTTTGCAAATTtgccaataaataataaataatcaacaCATGTTGCATTTAGCAACAGGCTGTCTAGACTCTGATTATATCTTCGGGAGAGATTCCTTCCAGCCACGGGTACAGTCCCGAAGGCAACGCTTGTTCAGTCTATTTCTTTCTGTAAAATTCCTTTGAAATCCATAATCATGCAACCCTCCTATGGCAACACCAAGCAACATACATACGTACTTGGCAGGAACCCATCCTTGCAAGGGTCGGCATCATCACAACAGTCCAAAGAAACAGCTTTGGCACGGATTGTCTTGATACAGACACCCTTGGTTTTGAATAAAAGTTTTGCAATGTGTGCTACTTATAGACCACCTCCGTAGCACTTTAaacactctccgggcagtttataAATTTAATTTTGCAGATTACACATTGCCCCGTTCCCCCTTGTTGGGTACTagttttaccaacctcggaaggatgggagACCCGAGTCCACCTCAGtctggctccctgggattgaacctgggttgcgagcagagttttggctgcagtgctgcagtttagccACCGAGTCCTGGAAGCCACCTGCTGCGGAAAGCCAAcaatgtaaaaggaaaaaagacaagctctttttaaaatcccGACCCCACAGCCATTGCCCCCCCACAAAGAGAAGACTATGAAGAGTTGGTTTGCCTGGACTTGGGTTTTGGAGGGAGATGATGGTCCCCGGCTTCTCCCCACTCCACTTGACCCACTGGTCTCGCCCTCAACATACTTctaaaacaaagaaggaaagatgcaGAGAAAGGACAATATTGTCAGCAGACAACGGCTACCTGttcttctttgctgtcctccGATTCTGACCTCCCACAACAACCGGGCCATGAACTCAGTTCAAGCGTACTGACTCTGTTCCCATGCCTATAGGGAAAGATGCTTATCTACCCACCATAATATTATATATTGCACCCTCATGAGGTTTAAGATGGGAGGGAACTCCTCCAGACTGGGGTGAATGTCAAACAAGTCAGGAGCATCCAATGGCTTCCCCCTCTCTAccttagattattttttttcctctcttctccccccccacccccaagttagGGTTTAGTTAGTGTTCTGTCAGTGTGAGTTATGGAGTCAAAAGTGAACAGTTAGAGTGAAGTATTCCATCAGCAAGGTAACGTAGTTCATGAAAAAAATTTAAGTAGTTAAGCTCAGTAATGgaacaagttaacatttccacaacatgtatttgtatttatataagaAGAGCTGTGAGTAAACAAAATGATTTTATTCCTACCAAAGTCTGTGAATGAATGTATTGAAACAAGTCAAGTGCCAGTTAAGGTAGACTCACAAATAAGGGTCAGCCTGCCAAAGGGACACTGTCGTTCAATCTGGTCTCTGTAGGTTCCTGCCAGAACCGTTTTTATCTGCTGCACAATGAGAAGGAAAGTTTATTAAGACACACATACAATTTTTTCCTGCCAAACTTTGCCAAAACAACACAGACACCCCAACCTATTATGTGGGGCCTGAAGGGCCATACACATTGCTCTACCCGGATTTGCAAGGAATGTACCGAGATTTGGGGTCAGGCCTCCCAAACCTACATGAATGCCCCTCTGGTCACAGGAACGGTAGAGGTTGAAGCTGTACAGAAATTTCTTGCGAAATGACCCAGTGGCAATGGAGGCATCATCACCCTTGACCCATTCTCTTGTGCACGGCTGCCACCTTGTGGTCACCATTATGGCAGCATCTTTTCTAGTTTTTGCTCCAGGCGCATGAAAGAAGCATCATCTTCCAAAATGGCTGAACAGCACCACCTGCTTTAATGTGCCCGgttacaaaatgggggaagaCAATTACGCTCAGAACTAAAAGGACCATCGGATGACCTGGGACTTGCTAAATGATCATCTGCCAAGGCGAGCTTCGTGTCCAGCCACATGCATAAATTCCAGTTTTCCTTAGAGATGTACACAGGACCCCTAGATTTATGACACCTTTACTCCCAGCTTGCTGCTTTTCCTCTTCAACTTCTAGACCTGCTTAGCTGGTCTCCTAAATGCTGAACTTTATTTACACTGAAATTTTGACATTACCCTCCACAATTCTTCTATTTGATTGGAGTGGATAGAAGAGAAGGCGACACTTAGCACATCAGCCTCTcactttggtcttcctctcttctgctCGCTGGCGAGTCTTGTTTTCTCACGATGTGCCACAATGCGTGATAGCTTAGCTAATTTAGGTACAAGATGATTTACTTAACCTCATGGACATGTGACAGATAATCCTGGTTTTGGATTTGGGCGGTCCACGATCCAGTCCCGTTAGCTATGACGGCCATCTAGAGACAAAGATCCGCTCACTCTCTTCACGGACTTACGGGGGTTGTTACGAAGACAAGAACAGCTGTATACACAATCTTGGGGTGACTGGACAAGAGGTGGCACAGAATACAGAGAGGTAAAGTCAAGGAAACTGGGAATTTTATGGTGTTGGTGGCATTACCAGACCAACACAGAACCACCACATGTGGAGTAAGATTAAGGAATACtggactttccagatgttttcaatgACACCTCCAAGAAACATCACTGGCCACGCTGGGGGCCTAGGTGCAAAAAAATATCTGGTGGGGCAAATGTTCTGTGCCCCAGTAAAGGCAATCTAGAAACTCTGTCCAGCATCTCTAACGCAAGATTTGATAAGCAGCCGTTACCCTACTGTTCATCCATGACAAAAACAACAGATGCACAATGGATGAAATGCCTACAACTCGGTTTCTGAAGAGCTGTGTTCGCTACGCCTAATAGCAGGGCTGGACTTGGGTTGCGAAACTCCATGGCTCATGTTCAGTTATCCCACTGCAGCCTTAAGCCAGGAGCTTGTGGCTCTGAAGTCTCTCTGCCAATCCTAATTAAACTCGTCAGCCTGGGAATAAATGCTCAACAACTTTCCAGGGATGCTGGTGGTCTGTTCCTGCCCTTAAGAGATCAAAAGCTTCCATGTTCATAAAAAGCTCACTTGAAACCATCAACATGAATTAAAGGATCTATGCCAGCAGACTGCATCTGAAAATGCAGCTTCATGCAGGGGTACATAAAACTTGAGTTGCATCAAGATTTACAAGCTAACTCCGAAttccagtgcttgtccgaagtttcccttgtcacgtggccagtgtgactagagaacgtatttatctactcacatttgcatgctttcgaattgctaggttggcaggagctgggacaagtggcaggagctccctccgtcatgtggattcgattttacgactgctggtcttctgaacctgcagcacagaggcttctgcagtttagcccatgGTATTTTTTTAAGGAATAGCCTGCTGAAGTATTTGTCAGGACAAATGGCCACCAAGAGAGGATTTGCTCAACTTGCACAACTGAAACCCTAGCTGTGCATGGACTTTAGTATTTTGCTTTATCTGTGCTACAAGAACTGCGAGTTCAGTGAAGGCTCTTTAGAGCAAGAGTTCTTCCCAACAGAGTGCCCGAGTCACACGGATTAAACCCCCCCAGCTCTGCTAAAGCTAAGGCAAAAA from the Pogona vitticeps strain Pit_001003342236 chromosome 3, PviZW2.1, whole genome shotgun sequence genome contains:
- the B3GNT7 gene encoding UDP-GlcNAc:betaGal beta-1,3-N-acetylglucosaminyltransferase 7, with amino-acid sequence MFQWKKTVYKSVLLSFALVVAMTVLQRGMTPTQFFQGQPAKDLLSQEPVKAQKRDNVISLADNFWKKAGPLATPAQVTSKQVTSWDVTTINCTANLNFTKDDWFKGLEPNFRQFLLYRHCRYFPILINHPEKCSGDIYLLIVVKSIITQHDRREAIRRTWGQEKEVDGKKIRTLFLLGIASKEEERANYQKLLEYENHIYGDILQWDFLDSFFNLTLKEVHFLKWFHIYCDNVRYVFKGDDDVFVSPDNIMEFLQDQKEADLFAGDVLFKARPIRKKENKYYIPNALYNKSHYPPYAGGGGFVMDGPLAKKLHKVSEMLELYPIDDVFLGMCLEVLQVTPVAHAGFKTFGIVKNKNSKMNKEPCFYQNMLVVHKLLPLELLEMWDLIHSNLTCSRKLQIL